In Myxococcota bacterium, a single window of DNA contains:
- a CDS encoding FAD-dependent oxidoreductase, translating into MTQFSHDVIIIGGGINGTGIARDCALRGIKTLLIEKHDFAFGASGNNTGMIHGGIRYLRYDVGTTKSSCTDSGYIQKIASHLLHRVPFLFPVMKTDFGGSFLLEGAEIFFEAYDRFQPLKNGKKHTRLTKDEALALEPGLSEHIIGAVTLDEWAVDSYRLNVENAVDAKLMGAEVRNYCEFTNFILDAKGQIAGVEFYDHLGKKHEQHEAKYTINATGAWGASISTKTQMPYRLRPGKGIHVVYPHRISNYGLIMKAIDGRQMFFLPHGRNTIIGTTDDDFYGNLDAPPILDEEVRYVIEAARSVFPSIEQYTPHRSYVGVRPTLYEWGKNEDALTREHLILDHQNNLFSIMGGKLASYRELSEEVTDQIASKLGIKTPCETHIRPLPGFHPAPATEEVCLCEGVSKEKLQYSIQHEICGRLSDLKGRTHLGRGACGGAHCLPRAAQIFASEKNLSCQQQTLELGLMQEMCAQERSSVVTGANLAREELRHHLA; encoded by the coding sequence ATGACTCAGTTTTCACACGATGTGATTATCATTGGCGGGGGCATCAACGGCACCGGCATTGCACGAGATTGCGCGCTTCGGGGCATCAAAACTCTATTAATAGAAAAGCACGATTTCGCCTTTGGCGCCTCCGGCAACAACACCGGCATGATACACGGGGGCATTCGCTATCTGCGATACGACGTCGGCACCACCAAATCCAGCTGCACCGACTCAGGCTATATTCAGAAAATTGCCAGCCATCTGCTGCACCGCGTTCCCTTTTTGTTCCCCGTCATGAAAACCGACTTCGGCGGCAGCTTTCTATTAGAAGGCGCCGAAATATTCTTCGAAGCCTACGACCGATTCCAACCGCTCAAAAACGGCAAAAAACACACACGCCTAACCAAGGACGAGGCACTAGCCTTAGAGCCAGGCCTATCCGAACACATCATTGGCGCGGTCACCCTGGACGAGTGGGCCGTGGATTCCTATCGTCTCAACGTTGAAAACGCGGTCGATGCCAAACTCATGGGTGCTGAGGTTCGAAACTACTGCGAATTCACCAACTTTATCTTAGATGCAAAAGGCCAAATCGCCGGGGTAGAGTTTTATGACCATTTGGGCAAAAAGCACGAACAACACGAAGCAAAATACACAATAAACGCCACCGGCGCCTGGGGCGCGTCTATCTCCACCAAAACCCAGATGCCCTACCGGCTCAGACCAGGCAAAGGCATCCACGTGGTCTACCCACACCGCATTTCCAACTATGGCCTCATCATGAAAGCCATCGATGGCAGGCAAATGTTTTTTCTACCCCACGGCAGAAACACCATCATCGGCACCACCGACGATGACTTCTATGGCAATCTTGACGCTCCGCCTATTTTAGACGAAGAAGTCCGCTACGTCATCGAAGCCGCCAGATCCGTGTTCCCCAGCATCGAGCAATACACCCCACACCGCTCCTACGTCGGTGTTAGACCGACCCTCTACGAATGGGGCAAAAACGAAGATGCCCTCACCCGGGAACATCTAATCCTAGACCATCAAAACAACCTATTCTCCATCATGGGTGGCAAACTCGCCTCCTACCGTGAATTATCCGAAGAAGTGACCGACCAAATCGCCAGCAAATTAGGCATCAAAACCCCCTGCGAAACCCACATCCGCCCCTTGCCAGGCTTCCACCCCGCGCCTGCCACCGAAGAAGTGTGTCTCTGCGAAGGCGTCTCCAAAGAAAAACTGCAATACAGCATTCAACATGAAATCTGCGGCCGCCTGAGCGATCTCAAAGGCCGCACCCATCTGGGAAGAGGCGCCTGCGGCGGTGCGCACTGCCTACCGAGAGCGGCGCAAATCTTTGCAAGCGAGAAGAACTTGTCTTGCCAACAGCAAACGTTGGAACTCGGGTTGATGCAAGAAATGTGTGCGCAAGAAAGAAGCTCGGTCGTAACTGGCGCAAATCTGGCTAGAGAAGAGCTAAGACATCATCTAGCGTAA
- the tnpA gene encoding IS200/IS605 family transposase, with amino-acid sequence MSDSLASIKVHLVFGTKERVPWLTPDIRGECYQRLAALARKSGSKVYEIGGVCDHVHILLTLPKTLSIAKLVEVLKSTTAKWLKGQRLELESFCWQSGYGAFSVSESQVERVRQYIRNQEAHHQKVSFQNEFDRIARSNG; translated from the coding sequence ATGTCTGATTCGCTGGCTTCGATTAAGGTGCATTTGGTGTTTGGCACGAAAGAAAGGGTGCCTTGGTTAACTCCGGATATTCGGGGAGAATGTTATCAGCGTTTGGCTGCACTGGCCCGCAAATCCGGGTCTAAGGTCTATGAGATAGGCGGGGTTTGTGACCATGTTCATATTCTTTTGACACTTCCTAAAACGTTATCGATTGCTAAACTTGTCGAAGTTTTAAAAAGTACGACCGCCAAGTGGCTAAAAGGTCAAAGATTGGAATTGGAATCATTTTGCTGGCAGTCAGGCTATGGCGCATTCTCCGTGAGCGAATCGCAAGTAGAACGGGTTAGGCAATATATTCGAAACCAAGAAGCCCATCATCAAAAGGTTTCATTCCAAAACGAATTTGATCGCATCGCCCGCTCAAACGGCTAG
- a CDS encoding DNA-3-methyladenine glycosylase: MLLPQSFYARDALHVARDLIGKLIQHEDITLRITETEAYRHPGDTANHCRFGKTKRNAVMFGPPGYAYVYLCYGLHNMLNFVTNQEEEGAAVLIRSCEPVEGMPTILKRRKNIKGPALLTGPGKVAAASGLTTANTYDCLFEPGGLMVLDAPSVSNVLAGPRVGIEYASESDRLAPWRFALADSPWVSRRSQLSVAFKKQY, encoded by the coding sequence ATGCTCCTACCCCAATCATTCTACGCCCGCGATGCCCTTCATGTCGCTCGCGATTTGATTGGCAAGTTAATCCAACACGAAGATATCACCCTCCGCATCACCGAAACCGAAGCCTACAGACACCCAGGCGACACAGCAAACCACTGCCGTTTCGGCAAAACCAAACGCAACGCCGTCATGTTCGGCCCGCCAGGATACGCGTACGTGTACCTATGTTACGGCCTGCACAACATGTTAAACTTCGTCACCAACCAGGAAGAAGAAGGCGCCGCGGTCTTAATTCGCTCGTGCGAGCCAGTCGAAGGCATGCCCACGATTCTGAAACGTCGCAAAAACATCAAAGGACCAGCACTTTTAACCGGCCCCGGTAAAGTGGCAGCTGCTTCAGGGCTCACCACCGCTAACACCTATGATTGTCTATTTGAACCGGGTGGATTAATGGTCTTAGACGCACCGTCTGTTTCCAATGTTCTGGCCGGCCCCAGGGTTGGCATTGAATATGCTTCCGAATCCGATCGCCTAGCTCCCTGGCGCTTCGCCCTGGCAGACAGCCCTTGGGTTTCCAGGCGTTCGCAGTTATCAGTTGCATTTAAAAAGCAATATTAA
- a CDS encoding ATP-binding protein → MEREQKQAIIRDLSKKLVLLAGPRQAGKTTLAKEIGAHFENSVYLNYDRLEDRNIIKQEAWLPKTDLLILDEIHKMPKWKNYLKGVFDTKNPHLKILVTGSARLDIFRQAGDSLAGRYYLHHLLPLSPAELVSVGHDSDINRFLERGGFPEPYLAADLVDAKRWRLQYVDSLFREEILSMENVHDLRAMQLIFELLRKRVGSAVSYVSLAEDVGISVNTVKRYIGIFEALYLVFRVTPFSNNIARSLLKEPKIYFFDVGLVDGDIGAKLENLFAVSLLKYTLLKTDYAAEPYALHYLRTKEKQKVDFAICNGGKVEQIIEVKTGDKSLSRELIYFHSKYGFPTTQAVLNLKRERMEKGISVRTADDFLEKLQGLSLG, encoded by the coding sequence ATGGAACGTGAGCAAAAGCAAGCGATTATCAGAGACCTAAGCAAGAAGCTCGTTTTACTAGCAGGCCCTAGGCAAGCAGGAAAAACAACCCTTGCGAAAGAAATCGGTGCGCATTTTGAAAACTCTGTTTATTTAAATTACGATCGTTTGGAAGATCGAAATATCATCAAGCAAGAGGCCTGGCTTCCCAAAACAGATTTGTTGATTCTCGATGAGATTCACAAAATGCCAAAATGGAAAAATTACTTAAAAGGGGTCTTTGATACAAAAAACCCGCATCTTAAGATTTTGGTTACAGGAAGTGCCCGCCTCGATATCTTTCGGCAAGCGGGGGATTCTTTAGCGGGTCGTTATTATCTCCATCATTTGCTGCCTCTATCTCCGGCGGAACTGGTATCTGTAGGTCACGATTCAGACATTAATCGATTCTTAGAGCGAGGTGGATTTCCTGAACCCTATTTGGCAGCAGATTTAGTTGACGCCAAAAGATGGCGACTTCAGTACGTCGATAGCCTTTTTCGTGAAGAAATCTTAAGTATGGAGAATGTGCATGATTTGCGTGCCATGCAGCTTATTTTTGAGCTCCTACGCAAACGTGTGGGTTCTGCTGTTTCGTACGTATCATTGGCTGAAGATGTGGGGATCTCGGTTAATACTGTTAAGCGATACATAGGTATATTCGAGGCGCTATACTTAGTTTTTCGCGTAACACCGTTTTCTAACAACATCGCTAGAAGTTTGCTCAAAGAGCCTAAGATTTATTTCTTCGATGTCGGGCTAGTGGATGGGGATATTGGCGCGAAGTTGGAAAACTTGTTTGCCGTTTCTTTATTGAAGTACACCCTTTTAAAGACAGACTATGCTGCTGAGCCTTATGCGCTTCACTATCTAAGAACCAAAGAAAAACAGAAAGTTGATTTCGCTATATGCAACGGCGGTAAAGTTGAGCAGATTATAGAAGTGAAGACTGGTGACAAATCCCTTTCTAGGGAGCTCATTTACTTTCACTCCAAATATGGGTTCCCCACGACTCAGGCAGTTTTAAATCTCAAACGCGAGAGAATGGAGAAGGGTATTTCTGTGAGAACTGCCGATGATTTCTTAGAAAAGCTGCAAGGCTTAAGCCTAGGATGA